Proteins encoded together in one Dasypus novemcinctus isolate mDasNov1 chromosome 9, mDasNov1.1.hap2, whole genome shotgun sequence window:
- the TEX38 gene encoding testis-expressed protein 38 isoform X2, translated as MAAPASCPAVWVSLYFGFLGLCSVVTGGCILFLHWRKNLQREERAQEWVETMRAATFTYSPLLYWINKRRHYGMNAAINTGPPPAVTKTESEVQSPDPLWELDIPEGRSHASHNNGPKVEAPVTLQQPQSTPMLRSQASSPVSIPIFQEVPFAESLCNLPPMLNHSVSFPMATCPERNVHFHSLPTMSHLHIFSAKPFASEL; from the exons ATGGCCGCCCCCGCCTCCTGCCCCGCAG TGTGGGTCTCTCTGTACTTTGGATTCCTGGGGCTGTGTTCTGTGGTAACTGGAGGCTGCATTCTCTTTCTGCACTGGAGGAAGAACCTGCAACGGGAAGAGCGGGCCCAGGAGTGGGTGGAGACCATGAGAGCTGCCACATTCACCTACAGCCCTTTGCTGTACTGGATTAACAAGAGACGGCATTATGGCATGAACGCAGCCATCAACACGGGCCCTCCCCCTGCTGTCACCAAGACTGAGTCTGAGGTCCAGAGTCCAGATCCACTGTGGGAGTTGGATATCCCCGAGGGCAGGAGCCATGCCTCCCACAACAACGGTCCCAAGGTGGAGGCCCCTGTCACACTGCAGCAGCCCCAATCCACCCCCATGCTGCGATCCCAGGCCAGCTCCCCAGTCTCAATCCCCATTTTTCAGGAGGTGCCCTTTGCCGAATCTCTGTGCAACCTTCCTCCCATGCTGAAccactctgtctctttccctatGGCCACATGTCCTGAGAGGAATGTTCACTTTCATTCTCTTCCCACAATGTCTCATCTTCACATCTTCAGTGCCAAGCCTTTTGCTTCAGAATTGTAG
- the TEX38 gene encoding testis-expressed protein 38 isoform X1 encodes MGELPLPIVVDQLSRLKLMDSQWEDLSLPGVWVSLYFGFLGLCSVVTGGCILFLHWRKNLQREERAQEWVETMRAATFTYSPLLYWINKRRHYGMNAAINTGPPPAVTKTESEVQSPDPLWELDIPEGRSHASHNNGPKVEAPVTLQQPQSTPMLRSQASSPVSIPIFQEVPFAESLCNLPPMLNHSVSFPMATCPERNVHFHSLPTMSHLHIFSAKPFASEL; translated from the exons ATGGGTGAGCTCCCTCTCCCCATAGTCGTCGACCAGTTATCAAGGCTCAAACTTATGGATTCCCAATGGGAGGACCTGAGTCTCCCTGGCG TGTGGGTCTCTCTGTACTTTGGATTCCTGGGGCTGTGTTCTGTGGTAACTGGAGGCTGCATTCTCTTTCTGCACTGGAGGAAGAACCTGCAACGGGAAGAGCGGGCCCAGGAGTGGGTGGAGACCATGAGAGCTGCCACATTCACCTACAGCCCTTTGCTGTACTGGATTAACAAGAGACGGCATTATGGCATGAACGCAGCCATCAACACGGGCCCTCCCCCTGCTGTCACCAAGACTGAGTCTGAGGTCCAGAGTCCAGATCCACTGTGGGAGTTGGATATCCCCGAGGGCAGGAGCCATGCCTCCCACAACAACGGTCCCAAGGTGGAGGCCCCTGTCACACTGCAGCAGCCCCAATCCACCCCCATGCTGCGATCCCAGGCCAGCTCCCCAGTCTCAATCCCCATTTTTCAGGAGGTGCCCTTTGCCGAATCTCTGTGCAACCTTCCTCCCATGCTGAAccactctgtctctttccctatGGCCACATGTCCTGAGAGGAATGTTCACTTTCATTCTCTTCCCACAATGTCTCATCTTCACATCTTCAGTGCCAAGCCTTTTGCTTCAGAATTGTAG